A genome region from Manihot esculenta cultivar AM560-2 chromosome 5, M.esculenta_v8, whole genome shotgun sequence includes the following:
- the LOC110614834 gene encoding subtilisin-like protease SBT4.14 codes for MLRETFVRSLTLILILTFTGLVAATGDRKEFYIVYLGEDPLDNISAVQTHMDILLSVKKSHRDAKESIVYSYTKSFNAFAAKLSKAEATKLSQLDQVLSVFPNQYHKLHTTKSWDFIGLPNTARRNLKMEGNIIVGLLDTGITPESESFKDDGFGPPPKKWKGTCGHFANFSGCNRKLIGARYFKLDGDDPFAGDILSPIDVDGHGTHTSSTVAGNQVSDASLFGLARGDARGAVPSARVAMYKVCWAGSGCADMDILAAFEAAIGDGVDIISVSIGGMTVDYVTDTLAIGAFHAMRKGIITVVSAGNDGPSFGTVANHAPWLLTVAASGIDRQFRSKIELGNGKNISGLGITTFEPKQKLYPIVSGADVAKNSQSKDSSRFCTDGSMDPNKVKGKFVYCELQEWGSDSVVKGLGGLGVIVESEQYLDAAQIFMAPGTMVNATVGDAINDYIHSTRSASAVIHRSKEVKVSAPFIASFSSRGPHPQSAHLLKPDVAAPGIDILASYTPLRSLTGLKGDTQHSKFTLMSGTSMACPHVAGVAAYVKSFNPSWTPAAIKSAILTTAKPMSARINSEAEFAYGAGQANPTRARSPGLIYDMDEMSYIQFLCHEGYSGSKLAVLIGSKINCTSLLPGLGYDALNYPTMQLSVKNDRLTTTGVFRRTVTNVGPSPSIYNATIKAPKGVEITVYPKSLSFSRALQKRSFKVIVKAKPMASGQIASGSLVWKSHSYIVRSPIVVFKPMS; via the exons ATGTTGAGAGAGACATTTGTCCGTTCTCTCACTCTCATCCTGATATTAACCTTTACAGGACTTGTAGCTGCAACGGGAGACCGAAAG GAATTCTATATTGTTTATCTTGGAGAAGATCCACTTGATAATATCTCTGCAGTACAAACACACATGGATATTCTCTTATCCGTGAAGAAAAG CCATCGTGATGCCAAGGAGTCCATTGTCTACAGTTATACAAAAAGCTTCAATGCTTTTGCAGCAAAGCTATCTAAAGCTGAAGCCACCAAGCTATCAC AACTGGACCAAGTCCTTTCTGTGTTCCCAAATCAGTATCACAAACTCCACACCACCAAATCATGGGATTTTATTGGACTTCCTAACACAGCaagaagaaatttgaaaatgGAGGGAAACATTATTGTGGGTCTACTGGATACAG GGATCACTCCAGAATCTGAGAGCTTCAAGGACGATGGCTTTGGTCCTCCACCCAAGAAATGGAAAGGAACTTGTGGCCACTTCGCTAATTTCTCAGGATGCAACAG GAAACTTATAGGAGCTCGATACTTCAAGCTCGATGGCGACGACCCATTCGCCGGTGATATCTTATCACCCATCGACGTGGATGGACATGGGACTCACACATCATCAACTGTAGCAGGCAACCAAGTTTCTGATGCGAGCCTTTTTGGTCTAGCGAGAGGTGATGCTCGTGGTGCAGTGCCATCTGCCAGAGTGGCCATGTACAAAGTATGTTGGGCCGGATCAGGTTGTGCAGATATGGACATACTTGCAGCATTTGAAGCTGCCATAGGTGATGGTGTTGATATTATCTCAGTATCAATAGGTGGAATGACTGTTGATTATGTAACGGATACACTGGCAATAGGTGCGTTTCATGCCATGAGGAAAGGTATTATTACAGTGGTCTCCGCTGGGAATGATGGACCAAGTTTTGGTACTGTGGCGAACCATGCACCTTGGCTATTAACCGTGGCTGCTAGTGGCATTGATAGGCAGTTTAGGAGTAAAATTGAGTTGGGTAATGGGAAGAATATCTCG GGGCTTGGGATAACCACAtttgaaccaaaacagaaactatACCCCATTGTTAGTGGAGCTGATGTAGCTAAGAACTCTCAGAGCAAGGATAGCTCAAG GTTTTGTACGGATGGATCAATGGACCCTAACAAGGTGAAGGGAAAGTTTGTTTACTGCGAGCTACAGGAATGGGGTTCTGATTCTGTTGTTAAAGGACTTGGAGGGCTAGGCGTTATTGTTGAAAGTGAGCAATATCTTGACGCAGCCCAAATTTTCATGGCACCAGGAACAATGGTCAATGCCACTGTTGGTGATGCCATCAATGATTATATACATTCCACCAG ATCAGCATCAGCAGTTATACACAGATCCAAGGAAGTAAAAGTCTCTGCTCCATTTATCGCTTCATTTTCATCTCGAGGACCACATCCACAATCAGCACACCTCCTCAAG CCTGACGTTGCAGCACCGGGAATTGACATTTTGGCATCTTACACTCCCCTGAGGTCACTCACAGGGCTAAAAGGGGACActcaacattcaaaattcacaCTTATGTCTGGGACTTCTATGGCTTGTCCCCATGTCGCTGGGGTAGCTGCTTATGTAAAGTCATTCAACCCAAGTTGGACACCAGCCGCAATCAAATCTGCCATTCTGACCACAG CTAAACCCATGAGTGCGAGAATTAACAGCGAAGCAGAATTTGCCTATGGTGCTGGTCAAGCAAATCCAACAAGAGCTAGAAGCCCTGGATTAATCTATGACATGGATGAAATGTCTTACATCCAATTCCTATGTCACGAAGGCTACTCTGGATCAAAATTAGCCGTGTTGATCGGCTCAAAAATAAATTGCACCTCATTACTTCCTGGACTAGGCTATGATGCTCTTAACTATCCCACCATGCAACTTAGTGTCAAAAATGATCGGCTGACAACCACCGGAGTTTTTCGACGGACGGTAACTAATGTGGGTCCTTCCCCTTCCATCTATAATGCCACTATTAAGGCTCCTAAAGGGGTGGAAATCACAGTATACCCCAAAAGTCTCTCATTCTCTCGAGCCTTGCAAAAGAGGAGTTTCAAGGTCATCGTTAAGGCAAAACCTATGGCAAGTGGACAAATAGCGTCTGGTTCACTTGTATGGAAAAGTCATAGTTACATTGTAAGGAGCCCGATTGTCGTGTTCAAACCAATGAGCTAG